tcatgaggtgtagaagatccctattgtttttggggtcactaggtcaaaggtcaaggtcgcggcgacccccaatgtaaaaaacatttccgctcaatatcttgagaatggtttgacctaggttcaccaaacttggtagggaggaagtacaaatttcatgtccatcattgattatttctcacctacgaccacacaatgggggagacatgcgctttttcaaaaaagcaatctctagttttacattgttattgtattctcTTCTAAGTCgaagtcgagcacgctgtcttacgacggctcttgttggTCATATAATGactcaatatatcatttttgacCAAACACTGAGTCAAATTCCTGTGTTGATAGTATAAGTGACCAGGTCTTTGTccgaaattgttgttttttgtcagtttttggtCATATAATGacttaatatatcatttttgacCAAACACTGAGTCAAATTCCCGTGGTCTACACCACGAAAATCTCTAAATAGGAAGGCACTGACCCGAGCTACAGATAAGGGTTGAAAGGGaaataaatatgctttaaaaTACTACGATATAAAATTAACTCATAGTATAATTATAAGATAATACTGTTTACATCAGCactatatataaagaaaaagaagacattgtgaaatgtttataaactttaCTTAGCACATGCACTTCAGTTAATTCATATAGCACggagcaaaataataaaataattaaactttatttttcatgaaatatttccagCAACACACTCCTGTCACAACAATTTTTGGACTTATTCATCAACATGGTCTTTGATGGTTCAAAAAAGCTATAGAAAGTGTGTTCATTGAATTTTATGCTCACAAAATTGTGGATGCTTTTTAACAGCACCGTCAACCGTTATCTGaggtttttgaaaaaaaaatccaggtAATATAGATCTCATCTGGGGATGGGTTGGCATGTATTAGTAATCGGTAAACAATTTGTATGAAgtatctttggttaatgtgtcAACATCTGTACAAGTTCACAATTTATTAATTCTATATcgaaaatcaatgattttgtGGACAGAAAATCATGGTTTTTCACCCTTTAATTTATTCTATACAGGGCACAACTCccaaaaactcattttttgtaagataattctaaaaaaaatatgcttaatgTTGACAAAAGGATGTCAAACCAGATTAGTGTTTGTAGTATGAACAGAatgagaaataaaaacaaagtaatatcCTACCAGTAAATTGATTGGTATTACCTTGGACAAGTTAAGGTCAACCATATGAAAACATAATGTCGGAAGGttacattatgtttaaaatgaagactttaaaccaAGATAACTGTTCTTTTTCGccaacatttttaattaaacaaaaggcagtctatgccgcttaaagataccagccttcgttttattatcaaaattggATTAGTCGATTTGTTTCCTCAAACATATCAACCAATCTGCTTCCaaactaatgttttgacagtgctacaTCAGGTTTTGTGAAATGGTTTGTCGAAGCGTTTTCAGGAACTAAACTCCCcccaaaatacaaaacaaagtgAGAGGCCTTGTAGATGGGCAAGCAAGGTGTGACATTATTCCCCCATCGCAGACcttataacaaaaaacaacaacaactaaacaATAAGAGCAAAAATAAGGACCAAAGAACAACATGATAGGCGCAATACGGGGCAGTTCCAAGGAGTATAGCCAAcagtattttgattttaaggctgcactctcacagattgaacgttttgacagctttttaaaacagtttaagccataaaacattaattttggaacggaaatatgaaaatctatgatctgtttattttttaaagcaatcttatatcattcgttagcagatatttacgccaaaaattgctcattccaagtaaaaaaataaaaaaagttgtaaaaatggtatatctgagagtgcagctttaagcaatatgataaaattatgaaatagaaataaatgacctattttatttgcaaacctGTTTCTCTTCATGCTTATCAGGGCAAATCACAATTACAAAATTACCTTCACCTTTTGTGTTAAAATTTTGCTTATTTGCCAtgtgtttgaaattaaatcttTTCATGCTTTCAGAAATAGATCCGAGGAGAAGACATATAGAGGACAACTGTTTAGGTTTCAAAATGATCATAAATttaacgaagacttttcaacatATAGCCAGCAGGCCTGGAACACAGAAACTTATGTTTCGAAACATTTCAAACTTAGTAAGAACAACTTTACAACAAAAGAGTAAATTAAGTACATTATGTCAGCCAAAGACCAGATGCTGGCAAAGACCAGGAAGTGGGATGGAAATATGGGTGCAGAGATGGGGCTCCAATGTTTTGTGTGTTCGCCTGGCATCTGGTCGACCCAAGAAGGCCATGAGTAACATTGATGCTCTCATATATGCAATCTCCCTGGTCATAGTCTGGTGCGGTATGGGCTATGTAGGAGTGCCGTTCTACAAGGCGTTTTGTagtgtaagtttatttattgttgacaatttattgcttaaaatatattgttaatctAGGATTTAAACTGTATGCTGTAAATGGGCAATGGTTAATGCAGAGTGCATATAATAGTTATGAATACACAGTAAATAATTTCACTGTGCACAAAATGCACAAACACCAGggcatttttaaaaatcttgttGGTACATTGTTTCATATTGTACTGAGCAGTATCAGGCATTTGGTTCATTAATTATTCCCTGCAGAAAGGCGAAAGGGTTgcactaatgcaccagtcaattgtaatcttatttaaaattgatagtTTTAATACCATTGGTCTTCATGCATCCATgttggattttcatttttttcagcaatttgGGTTTGGTGTGACCCCAGACACCCTGAGAGGACACAATCGAGAGAAGGTGGAACACATGGAGCGTGGGGACCGTGTTCTGAGTGTTGGTTTCTCTGCCGATAAAGATGCTGCTTTTCGATGGAACTTCAAACCTCAGCAGACACGTATGAACGTAAGCTTGATGAACATTATAAAAACTATTTGGAAGTTTGCTTGTCGTCATGTAGCTTTATGGTAAACATCCATTTTTAGCTCACTTAGTTTCTAAAAGAAAATTCTGGCTATTGTGATAGCCTTAGCGTTATCTCCAGATAGGTTGCATAattgcataaaaacattttaaaaattacgAAAAACGCACTGGAGTTTAAACCTTTGTGTATCAAAACACATTGTATTTAGTCAAAATGGCATGCTTTTCAGTGAATAAGGTATTAATTGATCGAATCTTGAAGAGTAGAAACTATCTAATTCAAGGCAGCATTTATATCACT
Above is a genomic segment from Mya arenaria isolate MELC-2E11 chromosome 2, ASM2691426v1 containing:
- the LOC128225130 gene encoding cytochrome c oxidase assembly protein COX11, mitochondrial-like, with amino-acid sequence MIINLTKTFQHIASRPGTQKLMFRNISNLVRTTLQQKSKLSTLCQPKTRCWQRPGSGMEIWVQRWGSNVLCVRLASGRPKKAMSNIDALIYAISLVIVWCGMGYVGVPFYKAFCSQFGFGVTPDTLRGHNREKVEHMERGDRVLSVGFSADKDAAFRWNFKPQQTRMNLVPGETALAFYTAQNPTDKPIIGISTYSIYPYKAAQYFNKIQCFCFEEQILNPHEKVDMPVFFYIDPEYDDDPELEFENHIQLCYTFFEAKEGLNLPLPGFSSRGSTPATGKPATVSS